DNA sequence from the Actinomycetota bacterium genome:
GCGGGCCAAGCTGCCGGCGTTGCGGGAGGCCTTGGAGGGCCGCTTTGGGGCCCATCATGGGCTGCTGGTCGGGGAGATGCTGGCCCGCATCGACCAGATGGACGAGACGATCGGGCGCCTCAGTGCGGAGGTGGCCCGCGTGGCCGCCCCTTTCTCGCCGCTGCTGGCGTTGCTGATGACCATCCCGGGGGTGAGCCGGCGCACCGCTGAGGTGATCGTGGCCGAGATCGGTTCGGACATGGGCCGGTTCCCGACCGCCGCCCACCTGGCCTCCTGGGCCGGGGTGTGTCCAGGCAACCACGAGTCGGCCGGCAAGCATGGCTCGGGTCGGACCCGCAAGGGATCCAAGTGGCTGCGGGTCGCGCTGGTCGAGGCGGCGCATGCGGCCGCGCGGACCAAGAACAGCTACCTGGCCGCCCAGTACGCCCGGCTGCGGGGTCGCCGGGGTCCCAAGAAGGCGGCGCTGGCTGTTGCCCACTCGGTCCTGGTGATCGCCTGGCATCTGCTCAGCCGGGGCGAGCCCTACACCGACCTGGGCGCCGACTACTTCGTCAAGCGTCAGGCCCATCAGGCCTACCGGGACCGGCTGGTACGGCAACTCGAGCGCATGGGCCACAAGGTCACCCTGGAGCCAACAGCCGCCTGACCGGATCCCGGGTGCTGGCTGGTCGGCTCCTCAGGGCATTTTCACCTGAGGATGGACTCGATCGCCGTGGGGACCGCGGCCAAGCTACGGGACAGGACACCTTGTCTGGCTGAGGTGAACGATGGCGCCGATCGAGCCGGCCGCCATCACGGCAGCCGCCTTGCTGGCCACCAAGGCCCTGCCGAGGCGCATGTGTAGGTTCCGGGCCAGGTTCTGCCCCAATACCCGTGGCCGAACAGGCCACCCGCGGCTGGTCGCTCGCATCCATGAACCCATCCTAGAGGGTTGGGCGCGACCCACCGCTATCGGCTCGATTGCCGATCGTGACCCGGTTGCGCCTGATCAGGGATAGCAGCGCGACTTCACCGATCGGGAGTTGTGACCAGATTCGGCGATCGTGAGGGCGTGGGCTCCACCATCG
Encoded proteins:
- a CDS encoding IS110 family transposase; protein product: MERLIERCAGLDVHKASVTATVRVPGDQGGRQTETRTFRATTAGLVLLGDWVASFGVTVVGMESTGVYWKPVYYLLEDDFEVWLLNAQHLKNVPGRKTDVADSVWICQLVEHGLVRPSFVPPKPIRELRDLTRYRKALLGERTREVQRLHKVLEDAGIKLASVASDPLGVSGRAMLEALVAGTHDPQVLAELARGRLRAKLPALREALEGRFGAHHGLLVGEMLARIDQMDETIGRLSAEVARVAAPFSPLLALLMTIPGVSRRTAEVIVAEIGSDMGRFPTAAHLASWAGVCPGNHESAGKHGSGRTRKGSKWLRVALVEAAHAAARTKNSYLAAQYARLRGRRGPKKAALAVAHSVLVIAWHLLSRGEPYTDLGADYFVKRQAHQAYRDRLVRQLERMGHKVTLEPTAA